The following are from one region of the Nicotiana tabacum cultivar K326 chromosome 3, ASM71507v2, whole genome shotgun sequence genome:
- the LOC107792619 gene encoding metal transporter Nramp3.1, with protein MPPHDDEQQQLLANRLLEETAYDYSDKVHIIGVDEHDGEDFTQVPPFSWKKLWLFTGPGFLMSIAFLDPGNLEGDLQAGAIAGYSLLWLLFWATAIGLLIQLLSARLGVATSRHLAELCRDEYPTWARLLLWIMAELALIGADIQEVIGSAIAIKILSRGFLPLWSGVVITALDCFIFLFLENYGVRKLEALFAALIAVMAFSFAWMFGETKPNGVELLVGIVVPKLSSKTIKQAVGIVGCVIMPHNVFLHSALVQSREIDHHRVGRVREALKYYSIESTAALTISFIINLFVTTVFAKSFYGSEIANSIGLENAGQYLQEKYGGGVFPILYIWAIGLLAAGQSSTITGTYAGQFIMGGFLHMRLKKWQRALITRSCAIIPTLIVALAFDTSEKSLDVLNEWLNVLQSVQIPFALIPLLCLVSKEEIMGVFKIGSTLKVISWLVAALVIMINGYLLMDSLSSAVSGVLFTSVVFAFTGGYVAFIVYLILRGITFPDWFVKNKSITSIEN; from the exons ATGCCTCCACACGATGACGAACAGCAACAATTGCTAGCCAACCGATTACTCGAAGAAACAGCCTACGACTACTCCGACAAAGTCCATATCATCGGAGTCGACGAACACGACGGTGAAGATTTCACCCAAGTTCCTCCTTTTTCTTGGAAAAAGCTATGGCTTTTCACTGGGCCGGGTTTTTTAATGAGCATAGCGTTTTTGGATCCGGGAAACCTTGAAGGAGATCTTCAGGCCGGTGCAATCGCTGGGTACTCTCTGTTATGGCTACTATTTTGGGCTACGGCTATTGGGCTACTTATTCAGCTTTTATCGGCTCGTTTGGGAGTGGCCACCTCTAGACATTTGGCTGAGCTGTGTAGGGATGAATATCCTACATGGGCTAGGTTGCTTTTGTGGATCATGGCTGAATTGGCTTTAATTGGGGCTGATATTCAAGAGGTTATTGGCAGTGCGATTGCTATTAAGATTTTGAGTCGAGGATTCTTGCCTCTTTGGTCTGGTGTTGTCATTACTGCTCTTGATTG CTTTATATTCTTATTTCTTGAGAACTATGGTGTGCGAAAGCTGGAAGCACTCTTTGCCGCCCTTATTGCAGTTATGGCATTCTCATTTGCATGGATGTTTGGAGAAACAAAACCTAATGGAGTTGAACTTCTTGTTG GTATCGTGGTTCCAAAATTGAGCTCCAAAACAATAAAGCAGGCAGTAGGAATTGTAGGGTGTGTTATCATGCCGCACAATGTGTTTCTGCATTCTGCTCTAGTGCAGTCCAGAGAGATTGACCACCATAGAGTTGGAAGAGTTCGAGAAGCACTCAAATACTACTCCATAGAGTCGACAGCTGCCTTGACAATTTCATTCATTATCAATCTTTTTGTCACAACAGTGTTCGCGAAGTCATTTTATGGTAGTGAAATAGCCAATAGCATTGGCCTAGAAAATGCAGGTCAATATCTTCAGGAGAAGTATGGTGGAGGGGTGTTCCCCATCCTTTATATCTGGGCTATTGGACTGTTGGCTGCTGGACAGAGTAGCACtataactggcacatatgctGGGCAATTTATTATGGGAGGTTTTCTACACATGAGGTTGAAAAAATGGCAGAGAGCGTTAATAACAAGAAGTTGTGCTATCATCCCAACTCTGATCGTTGCTCTTGCTTTTGACACCTCCGAGAAATCATTAGATGTTCTCAACGAGTGGCTTAATGTTCTTCAGTCTGTTCAAATCCCTTTCGCCCTGATCCCCCTTCTTTGTCTTGTATCCAAAGAAGAAATCATGGGTGTTTTCAAAATTGGCTCTACTCTAAAG GTGATATCGTGGCTTGTGGCTGCGCTGGTGATAATGATTAATGGCTATCTTTTGATGGACTCCTTATCTTCTGCAGTCAGTGGGGTGTTGTTTACATCTGTTGTATTTGCATTTACTGGTGGATACGTTGCTTTTATTGTATACCTCATTTTACGGGGAATTACCTTCCCCGATTGGTTTGTAAAAAACAAGAGTATCACCAGCATAGAGAATTGA